The Sphingobacterium bambusae genome includes a window with the following:
- a CDS encoding TonB-dependent receptor, with protein MHKLITYLLALCFYFYFGAAVYAQQSSLSGRLWDEKEQAVVGATVTLRKAGQHTSSDADGRFQFVNLPSGSYDILIKYQGLSDYEREIVVQAGANDLGNIVLSDKRIALGEVLVSTQRRTQTSVEVPVSVSVVSGDILNKMNIRQMDEMAEFIPGMQIQLQSPNNPGYVIRGITSDNGDARSQPRVSVFQDGISISRSRASVVELFDLERVEVAKGPQGTLFGRGAQIGAVHIIQNKAQDRFAAEVTGGYGAYNHRFVQGFVNTPVIKEKLANRFAINYEGRDGFIANRAGGRLNGKEVIALRNSTRLWGDNGTTADLILNYQYDNYPGTSFKSKRFAPAAGDTDPNTPAHLGADENEKLYIKRHVGGATLLVDHPLSNRWKLSSLSGFRAFKSDESFDADGTPAQLLWISEIAKGNQFSQEFRLNYEGDSKLSGFFGTSYFYENSSQDVPMRINERVLYPAYIAPLLGGQLGAQIGALGQSLNLPAEQIALLNQQVQQIFTTPPVMENGVVQPVNNLPNLQPLALGLINQLMGGQLPPGMTWDQLLASGMLPAGVLPQELIGLVSLLNGAPIEGIHRESSINYGRNQAIELFGDGSYDLTDKLKMTLGLRGTYEAQRGGYRALAANPPSVFGMIANNGSPNLLNPVANETIYAQKDYFSYVGRFALNYMFEKNNVYATVSRGRRPGVVNILPSETRYLKPEVVWSYEMGLKGIVDNGKLGYELNTYYYDWSNFQTLSFQQVEGAIAPQLLADDGGKASSFGVEAGLRYYFLPAVQLFGNYSFIDGKFSDMDENGNPQEYAGNQFRLTPKHSFAIGLDANFALKGSSSIYARPSYSYRSGVFFEDDNRPDLYQDGYGLANFTAGFRFQKRGIGYEIGAYGKNVLDTKYIIDAGNSGDTIGFPTFVGGTRSVVGAQIRVSF; from the coding sequence ATGCATAAGCTAATTACCTATCTACTCGCACTCTGCTTTTACTTTTATTTCGGAGCGGCCGTTTACGCACAGCAATCTAGTCTTTCTGGAAGACTATGGGACGAAAAGGAGCAGGCCGTTGTTGGCGCTACCGTTACCCTGCGGAAGGCTGGTCAGCATACCAGTTCGGATGCCGATGGACGTTTTCAATTTGTAAATCTGCCGTCGGGAAGCTACGATATCCTGATCAAGTATCAGGGTCTGTCCGACTATGAAAGGGAGATCGTCGTGCAAGCAGGAGCAAATGACCTGGGGAATATTGTGCTTTCGGACAAGCGTATTGCGCTGGGGGAGGTGTTGGTCAGCACGCAACGGCGCACGCAAACCAGTGTCGAGGTTCCGGTGAGTGTGAGTGTGGTGTCGGGTGATATCCTGAACAAGATGAATATCCGGCAGATGGATGAAATGGCCGAGTTTATTCCCGGCATGCAGATACAGTTGCAAAGTCCAAACAACCCGGGTTATGTTATTCGCGGTATTACATCGGATAATGGCGATGCGCGGTCGCAACCGAGAGTTTCCGTTTTTCAGGACGGTATTTCGATCTCGCGCTCGCGGGCTTCCGTTGTGGAACTATTTGACTTGGAGCGCGTGGAAGTAGCCAAAGGGCCGCAGGGTACACTCTTTGGCCGTGGCGCGCAGATTGGTGCGGTACATATTATCCAAAACAAGGCGCAGGATCGATTTGCTGCTGAAGTAACTGGTGGATATGGAGCTTACAACCATCGGTTTGTGCAAGGTTTTGTCAACACACCAGTCATCAAAGAAAAACTGGCCAACCGCTTTGCTATAAACTATGAGGGTCGCGACGGTTTTATCGCCAATCGGGCGGGCGGCCGTTTGAATGGTAAAGAGGTAATTGCACTGCGTAACTCCACCCGTTTATGGGGAGATAACGGTACTACGGCCGATTTGATTCTGAACTACCAATATGATAACTATCCCGGCACAAGTTTCAAGAGCAAACGATTTGCTCCTGCTGCTGGCGATACAGATCCGAATACGCCGGCGCACTTGGGAGCTGACGAAAACGAAAAATTATACATAAAAAGGCATGTCGGGGGAGCAACCCTCTTGGTGGATCATCCTTTGAGCAATCGATGGAAGTTAAGTTCGCTATCCGGCTTCCGGGCATTTAAATCCGACGAGTCCTTTGACGCCGATGGTACGCCGGCACAGTTGCTGTGGATTTCGGAGATAGCCAAAGGCAATCAATTCAGTCAGGAGTTCCGTTTAAACTACGAAGGCGATAGCAAATTATCCGGATTTTTTGGGACCAGTTATTTTTATGAAAACTCTTCTCAAGATGTGCCTATGCGCATCAATGAGCGCGTGCTCTATCCGGCCTACATCGCACCGCTACTGGGCGGGCAGCTGGGGGCGCAAATCGGCGCTTTGGGTCAATCGTTGAATCTTCCTGCGGAGCAGATCGCCTTATTGAATCAGCAAGTTCAGCAAATATTCACTACGCCTCCGGTGATGGAGAATGGCGTGGTGCAGCCGGTAAACAATTTGCCCAATCTGCAACCTCTAGCCTTGGGGCTTATTAACCAGTTGATGGGTGGACAACTGCCTCCGGGAATGACCTGGGATCAGCTATTGGCATCGGGCATGTTGCCTGCCGGTGTTTTGCCGCAGGAGCTGATAGGCTTGGTTTCTTTATTGAATGGAGCGCCTATTGAGGGCATACACCGTGAGTCGTCGATCAACTATGGTCGTAACCAAGCGATAGAGTTGTTTGGGGATGGCTCTTATGATCTGACGGATAAGCTGAAAATGACCTTGGGGTTGCGTGGTACCTATGAAGCCCAACGTGGCGGCTATCGTGCCCTAGCGGCAAACCCACCTAGCGTGTTCGGCATGATTGCGAACAATGGATCGCCAAATTTGCTCAATCCTGTCGCTAATGAAACCATCTATGCGCAAAAGGATTATTTTTCATACGTTGGCCGTTTCGCCCTGAACTATATGTTTGAGAAAAACAATGTTTATGCAACGGTATCCCGGGGAAGAAGACCCGGCGTGGTGAATATCCTGCCTAGCGAAACAAGATACCTGAAGCCGGAAGTTGTTTGGAGTTATGAGATGGGACTTAAGGGAATCGTGGATAATGGTAAGCTGGGTTACGAGCTGAATACCTACTATTATGATTGGTCTAATTTCCAGACACTGTCTTTCCAGCAGGTGGAAGGTGCTATTGCACCGCAACTCTTGGCAGATGATGGCGGTAAGGCGAGTTCCTTTGGTGTGGAAGCAGGTTTGCGTTATTATTTCCTACCCGCTGTACAGCTCTTTGGTAACTATTCCTTTATCGATGGTAAGTTTAGTGATATGGATGAAAATGGAAATCCGCAGGAATATGCGGGTAACCAATTTCGATTGACGCCTAAGCATAGTTTTGCCATAGGGCTTGATGCCAACTTCGCGTTAAAGGGCAGTTCGTCTATCTATGCACGACCGTCTTATTCGTATCGGTCTGGCGTATTTTTCGAAGATGATAATCGCCCCGACCTCTATCAGGACGGCTATGGTCTGGCTAACTTTACCGCGGGTTTCCGTTTTCAGAAACGCGGCATTGGCTATGAAATTGGTGCCTATGGCAAGAATGTTCTGGATACCAAGTATATTATCGATGCTGGTAACAGTGGTGATACCATAGGTTTTCCGACTTTTGTGGGTGGAACACGTAGCGTAGTAGGGGCGCAGATACGCGTTAGTTTCTAA
- a CDS encoding TonB-dependent receptor, with amino-acid sequence MRKFLTLLLLTGLTLGLFSSRVLAQATNASIVGVITDANNQPVGGASITVRNESTGFTTSTSTNTNGEYLFQQLPLGKPYTITVQHLLYAQAVEKGYGLNQGDLLRLNFSMKETNNMLDAVEVSASSNLKNTIRNLGASTAVTSRDLERLPVNGRNFTSLINLSPLSNGNQLSGQIATSTNYSIDGMTSRGPLSGGTTNRGPYSVSMEAIREFEIATNQYDVTYGRAGGGTISTVTKSGTNTFTGSVFAYGRTAGLASPYDIRGNRIDQEYSTYQFGFSLGGPIVKDKAHFFVALDQQQDSRPFYIADIRTPADETRLNITQSTLDQFLSIARNKYGVAESQQIGAFDRKRPTTTLFARVDWQLSDKNLLTVRNNYVRDMNNYGVSDNSAINIYEVYGSHLSTDNSLMASLRTSIAPKVTNELKAQYLYTLDDGRPNAQLPSSNIPRAIVQQLESTIDGKTVNTTVQLGGQRYLPEVFKNHVFQLVDNLYYTKNKINYTFGVDLMYTKLSSLATSEMNGRYYFSGMDNFNNLTPFRYAREVSLVDDPTVNQSVLNSGVYAQAQSNLGSGLDLTVGVRADYTHYFDKPTFNQAVYDALKLSTDNGVTTFQLQPRFQLTWDIGEQQRDILRVGAGIFGSNLNNYSMVNNMLNDGTKVASVDISGAQVPTPNFPGYRADPLSAPGQELFNLPGVQKVSTINMNSKDIKVPTLYKANLSYNRFISDRFRVGATFLMSFARNNYMYVDRNMKNDPFFRLANEGNRGVFVPVTGINPTNGAADWTTGRESTAVSRVLELVSEGKINQYAIVLDATARYYKDGEITASYTWNDTKDNTSYNGNVANTATLDLMVADDPRDLSTMAYSNNHFRNKIVVYGTLPSFYGVSFGVRYSGIGGTRYSLAVNGNVNGDFVNSNDLAFVFDPNNSNNSQAIREGIQNILNNPEADQRFKDYLSGRLGQMAERNGVENGFYGVWDIRASKKFKIHRTHSIEISADVFNFANLLNKEWGVDHSLTKQNLMTIRSFDAAAQQYNYQINPNAGVSNLAGNPYQIQLGLRYSF; translated from the coding sequence ATGCGTAAATTTTTAACCCTTCTCTTGCTGACAGGACTAACCCTAGGCCTGTTTTCAAGCCGTGTCCTCGCGCAGGCCACTAACGCCAGCATCGTGGGCGTCATTACCGATGCCAACAATCAACCTGTAGGCGGTGCCAGCATTACCGTGCGCAACGAGTCGACAGGCTTTACCACCAGCACGTCTACCAACACGAATGGCGAGTACCTTTTCCAACAATTGCCGCTAGGCAAGCCCTACACCATCACGGTGCAACACCTTCTTTACGCCCAAGCGGTAGAGAAAGGATATGGCCTAAATCAAGGCGATCTATTGCGGCTAAATTTCAGCATGAAGGAAACCAACAACATGCTCGATGCCGTGGAAGTATCCGCCAGCAGCAACCTGAAAAACACCATCCGCAACCTCGGTGCTTCCACAGCCGTAACCTCGCGCGACTTGGAGCGCCTACCCGTTAACGGAAGGAACTTCACCTCCCTCATCAACCTATCACCATTAAGTAATGGCAACCAGCTTTCTGGGCAGATAGCAACCTCCACCAACTATTCCATCGATGGAATGACCTCCCGTGGCCCGCTATCTGGCGGTACCACCAACCGTGGACCATATTCCGTTTCCATGGAAGCTATTCGGGAGTTCGAAATCGCAACCAATCAATACGATGTCACCTATGGCCGCGCAGGCGGCGGTACCATCAGCACGGTTACTAAATCTGGAACAAACACCTTTACCGGAAGTGTATTTGCCTATGGCAGAACCGCTGGTTTGGCTAGCCCATACGACATCCGAGGTAACCGCATCGACCAGGAATATTCCACTTACCAGTTTGGCTTTTCCTTGGGTGGTCCTATCGTCAAAGACAAAGCACACTTTTTTGTAGCGCTCGATCAGCAGCAAGACTCACGTCCGTTCTACATTGCCGATATACGTACGCCGGCAGATGAGACACGTCTAAACATCACCCAGTCCACGTTGGATCAGTTCCTATCCATCGCACGCAACAAATATGGCGTGGCCGAATCACAGCAGATCGGTGCTTTCGATAGAAAACGTCCTACTACCACCCTATTTGCCCGCGTAGATTGGCAGCTCAGCGATAAAAATCTATTGACCGTGCGCAACAACTATGTGCGCGATATGAACAACTATGGGGTGTCCGACAACAGTGCCATCAATATCTATGAAGTGTATGGCTCCCACCTGTCTACAGACAACAGCCTCATGGCTTCCTTGCGTACCTCCATTGCACCGAAAGTGACCAATGAGCTGAAAGCGCAGTACCTCTATACCTTGGATGATGGTCGCCCCAATGCGCAGCTCCCTTCATCGAATATTCCGCGTGCCATTGTGCAGCAGCTGGAATCTACCATTGATGGAAAAACCGTGAACACCACGGTGCAGCTTGGCGGACAGCGCTACCTACCCGAAGTATTCAAAAACCATGTGTTCCAATTGGTCGACAACCTCTACTATACCAAAAACAAGATCAACTATACCTTTGGTGTCGACCTGATGTATACCAAGCTGAGTTCTTTGGCCACCAGCGAAATGAACGGCCGCTACTACTTCAGCGGTATGGACAACTTCAACAACCTTACACCATTCCGCTATGCACGGGAAGTTTCCTTGGTGGATGATCCTACCGTAAACCAAAGTGTGCTCAACAGTGGTGTTTATGCGCAGGCACAATCCAACCTAGGTAGCGGATTGGATCTTACCGTAGGTGTGCGTGCAGACTATACCCACTATTTTGACAAGCCTACCTTCAACCAAGCGGTATATGATGCTCTGAAGCTGAGCACCGACAATGGTGTAACCACCTTCCAGCTTCAGCCCCGCTTTCAATTGACCTGGGACATCGGCGAACAACAACGTGATATACTACGCGTCGGTGCCGGAATCTTCGGGTCCAACCTCAATAACTACTCCATGGTCAACAATATGTTGAACGATGGTACCAAAGTAGCTTCGGTGGATATCTCGGGCGCACAAGTGCCTACACCAAATTTCCCTGGCTACCGCGCCGATCCGCTAAGCGCTCCCGGACAGGAACTGTTTAACCTTCCCGGCGTACAAAAAGTGAGTACCATCAACATGAATAGCAAAGATATCAAGGTACCTACCCTATATAAAGCCAACCTTTCCTACAACCGTTTCATCAGCGATCGCTTCCGTGTGGGCGCTACCTTCCTGATGTCCTTTGCACGTAACAACTACATGTATGTAGACCGCAATATGAAGAACGATCCGTTCTTCCGCTTAGCCAATGAAGGAAACCGCGGCGTATTTGTACCCGTAACCGGCATCAACCCAACCAATGGCGCTGCCGATTGGACTACAGGACGCGAAAGCACAGCAGTGAGCCGCGTATTGGAATTGGTGAGTGAAGGCAAAATAAATCAATACGCCATCGTGCTGGATGCAACAGCACGCTACTACAAAGATGGCGAGATTACTGCGAGCTACACTTGGAACGACACCAAAGACAACACTTCTTATAATGGTAACGTGGCCAACACCGCTACGCTGGACCTCATGGTGGCCGACGACCCGCGCGATCTGAGCACCATGGCCTATTCCAACAACCATTTCCGCAACAAAATCGTGGTCTATGGTACCTTGCCAAGCTTCTATGGTGTTAGTTTCGGTGTACGCTACTCGGGTATCGGCGGCACGCGCTACTCCCTAGCCGTAAACGGAAATGTGAATGGCGATTTTGTGAACAGCAACGACCTTGCCTTCGTCTTCGACCCCAACAATAGCAACAATAGCCAAGCGATTCGCGAGGGTATACAGAACATCTTGAACAACCCCGAAGCCGACCAACGCTTTAAAGACTACCTGAGCGGACGTTTAGGACAGATGGCAGAGCGTAACGGTGTGGAGAACGGTTTTTACGGCGTATGGGATATCCGCGCGAGCAAGAAATTCAAGATACATCGCACGCACAGCATCGAAATATCGGCGGATGTCTTCAACTTTGCCAACCTCTTGAACAAAGAGTGGGGCGTAGACCATTCCTTGACTAAGCAAAACCTGATGACGATCCGTAGCTTTGATGCTGCAGCTCAACAGTACAACTACCAGATCAATCCAAACGCTGGGGTTTCCAATTTAGCAGGTAACCCATACCAAATCCAACTCGGATTGCGTTACAGTTTTTAA
- a CDS encoding phosphocholine-specific phospholipase C, producing the protein MNNSRRDFIKKAALLSGSAALVNMLPATIQKALAIDPAKGSTFYDAEHVVFLMQENRSFDHLYGTLKGVRGFNDPRIIKQPNDNNVWLQSNAEGKTYIPFRLNTKETKVPWMGSTPHGWADQTDARNQGKYDRWLNVKKPYNKAYADIPLTLGYCDRSDFPFYYSLADAFTVCDQHFCSSITGTHPNRWYWMTGTVREKNQVDAKAHVWNISDYNKPTLNWKTYPERLEEQGVSWRIYQNELTMGFGLNGEESNWLSNFGTNVMEYFEAYNVRLHPSGIANLATRKAIAQQEIARIGSNPSDEADKRRLQAAQKVLSMIETGEQRYTQENFDKLSTLEKSINSKAFTVNSGDPDFHSLTNLAYDDEGTARSLEVPKGDVLHQFRQDVKNDKLPTVSWLMTPANFSDHPGRPWFGSWYVNEVMEILLENPEIWKKTIFILTYDENDGFFDHVVPYAVPNPYKENTGKVSANIDPKMDWALKDQQTNPSAMDDRIRESSIGLGYRVPLVIASPWTRGGFVNSELFDHTSSLQFLENFLATKFKKNVREENITAWRRSVCGDLTSVFRPYNGEKINGPQFMDKSAFMEDIHKSQFKDLPQNYKALSASEIQQINDNPLASPLFPKQEPGIKPACAIPYELYVHGAFDPKTASYNLSFQAGNSVHGRKASGSPFLVYALAPYQGESLRTWEYAVSAGDQLQDSYPLASFQQDSYHFSVYAPNGFFREFRGSKEQPGIRVKSLYQQEGAAAKLSGNILLELHNAGKESRELLISDLSYGQKALSCQLKAGETKQLVVDLSKNHHWYDLLVTVKGYASWSERFAGHVETGRLSNTDPLMGGIV; encoded by the coding sequence ATGAATAACTCCAGAAGAGATTTCATAAAAAAAGCGGCACTTCTATCAGGAAGTGCTGCTTTGGTCAATATGTTGCCGGCTACTATTCAGAAGGCACTCGCTATTGACCCCGCAAAGGGCAGTACATTTTATGACGCCGAGCATGTGGTTTTCCTGATGCAGGAAAATCGTTCATTCGACCACCTTTACGGCACCTTAAAGGGCGTACGGGGGTTTAACGATCCACGTATCATTAAGCAGCCCAATGACAACAACGTGTGGTTGCAGTCCAACGCCGAGGGGAAAACCTACATCCCCTTCCGCCTCAACACCAAGGAAACAAAAGTGCCTTGGATGGGATCTACGCCACATGGATGGGCCGACCAAACCGACGCCCGCAACCAAGGAAAATACGACCGCTGGCTGAACGTTAAAAAGCCTTACAACAAGGCTTATGCCGATATTCCCCTTACACTAGGCTACTGCGACCGTTCCGACTTTCCATTCTACTACTCCCTAGCCGATGCTTTTACCGTATGTGACCAACATTTCTGTTCCAGCATCACCGGTACGCACCCCAACCGCTGGTACTGGATGACGGGCACCGTACGAGAGAAGAACCAAGTGGATGCCAAAGCACATGTGTGGAACATCAGTGACTACAACAAGCCTACACTGAACTGGAAAACCTATCCCGAGCGACTGGAAGAGCAAGGCGTATCTTGGCGCATCTACCAAAATGAGCTCACGATGGGCTTTGGGCTAAATGGCGAAGAAAGCAATTGGCTGAGCAACTTCGGCACCAACGTCATGGAGTATTTTGAAGCTTACAATGTACGCCTGCACCCCAGCGGCATTGCTAACCTAGCGACACGAAAGGCAATAGCGCAACAGGAAATTGCCCGCATAGGATCTAACCCTAGCGATGAAGCCGATAAACGGCGGCTACAAGCGGCGCAAAAGGTGCTGTCCATGATCGAAACCGGCGAGCAGCGCTATACGCAGGAAAACTTTGATAAGCTGTCAACTCTGGAAAAATCCATCAACAGCAAGGCGTTCACCGTAAATAGTGGTGATCCCGACTTTCACAGCTTGACGAACCTGGCTTATGACGATGAGGGAACAGCGCGTAGCCTAGAAGTGCCCAAAGGCGACGTGCTCCACCAGTTTAGGCAAGATGTAAAGAACGACAAACTGCCCACCGTTTCTTGGCTCATGACGCCCGCCAACTTCTCCGACCATCCCGGTCGTCCTTGGTTTGGATCTTGGTATGTCAATGAAGTGATGGAGATCCTGTTGGAGAATCCCGAGATATGGAAAAAAACCATCTTCATATTAACCTATGACGAAAACGATGGCTTCTTCGACCATGTTGTACCCTACGCAGTGCCCAATCCCTACAAGGAAAACACAGGTAAAGTATCGGCCAATATAGATCCAAAAATGGACTGGGCCTTGAAAGACCAACAAACAAATCCTTCGGCTATGGACGACCGCATCCGCGAGAGCTCCATTGGTTTGGGGTATCGCGTGCCGCTCGTTATCGCCTCCCCTTGGACGCGTGGTGGCTTTGTCAACTCCGAACTTTTCGACCATACCTCTTCCCTGCAGTTTCTGGAAAACTTCCTTGCTACCAAGTTCAAGAAAAACGTGCGCGAAGAGAATATCACGGCATGGCGCAGAAGTGTATGTGGCGATTTAACATCCGTATTCCGCCCATACAACGGTGAAAAAATAAACGGTCCGCAGTTTATGGACAAAAGCGCTTTTATGGAAGATATCCATAAGTCACAATTCAAGGATCTGCCACAAAACTACAAGGCTCTTTCTGCAAGTGAGATACAACAGATCAATGACAATCCATTGGCCTCCCCGTTATTTCCGAAGCAAGAGCCCGGCATAAAACCAGCCTGCGCCATCCCCTACGAGCTTTATGTGCATGGTGCCTTCGATCCAAAAACAGCAAGCTACAACCTATCGTTCCAAGCTGGCAACAGCGTGCATGGAAGAAAAGCCAGTGGCTCGCCCTTTTTGGTCTATGCGCTAGCCCCTTACCAAGGCGAAAGCTTACGCACCTGGGAATATGCCGTGTCCGCTGGCGACCAGCTGCAGGATAGCTATCCCTTGGCTTCTTTCCAGCAGGATAGCTACCATTTCAGCGTATACGCGCCAAATGGCTTCTTCCGCGAGTTCCGCGGCAGCAAAGAGCAACCCGGTATACGCGTGAAAAGCCTGTATCAACAAGAGGGAGCCGCCGCCAAACTCAGCGGCAACATTCTGTTGGAGCTGCACAATGCCGGCAAGGAAAGCCGCGAGCTGCTCATCAGCGATCTGAGCTATGGCCAAAAAGCATTGTCCTGCCAGCTGAAAGCGGGCGAAACTAAGCAACTTGTGGTCGATCTGTCGAAAAACCATCATTGGTATGACCTATTGGTTACGGTAAAAGGTTATGCATCTTGGTCTGAGCGCTTCGCTGGACACGTGGAAACCGGCCGCCTATCCAACACCGATCCGCTTATGGGCGGAATCGTTTAA
- a CDS encoding endonuclease/exonuclease/phosphatase family protein, whose amino-acid sequence MKKTIRYTIFACFALFLLVMAFYLWAFQANLPSEQHVLLRGNRVSVVQVDTAALNDSVFRIMTYNLGYLSGLTNNQPVQPAKTLFDTHLKKASDLLQQKNLDIIAFQEIDYGSDRSYNMDQEELLAKAGTFPYVARAVNWDKRYVPFPYWPPTVHFGRIVSGQSLLSKYPIMDQKVDTLSKVQSAPFFYNHFYLERLAQVCRVAFQGQELIVINVHLEAFDRDTRAIHSAQVLAIYRHYAAKYPTVLLGDFNSSPDEVDATIAPFLEAADMQAVALGGDRLMYSYDSADPSARLDYIFYNDKLRLLAGEVITDAGTISDHLPVMASFRLAD is encoded by the coding sequence ATGAAAAAGACTATTCGTTACACCATTTTTGCATGCTTTGCGCTGTTTCTACTGGTGATGGCTTTCTACCTGTGGGCCTTTCAGGCTAACCTACCGAGCGAACAGCATGTGCTGCTGCGTGGCAATCGTGTATCGGTTGTTCAGGTCGATACCGCTGCTTTGAATGATAGCGTGTTCCGGATTATGACCTACAATTTGGGTTATTTGAGTGGACTGACAAATAATCAGCCTGTGCAGCCTGCAAAGACATTGTTTGATACTCACCTAAAAAAGGCATCCGACTTGCTACAGCAAAAGAATTTGGATATCATCGCCTTTCAAGAGATTGATTACGGGAGTGATCGCAGCTATAACATGGATCAAGAAGAGCTGCTTGCAAAGGCTGGGACTTTTCCTTATGTCGCACGTGCCGTTAATTGGGATAAGCGTTATGTACCGTTTCCGTATTGGCCGCCGACGGTTCATTTTGGTCGGATTGTTTCTGGACAGTCGTTGCTGTCGAAGTATCCCATTATGGATCAAAAGGTCGATACGCTATCCAAAGTACAGTCTGCGCCCTTCTTCTACAATCATTTTTACCTAGAGCGCTTAGCGCAGGTTTGTCGAGTCGCGTTTCAAGGGCAGGAGCTTATAGTAATCAATGTACATCTGGAAGCCTTTGATCGCGACACCCGAGCCATTCATAGCGCGCAGGTGCTTGCTATTTATCGTCACTATGCCGCGAAGTATCCTACCGTTTTGCTCGGCGATTTCAATAGCAGTCCTGACGAAGTGGATGCAACGATTGCCCCTTTCTTAGAAGCTGCCGATATGCAGGCTGTTGCTTTGGGTGGCGACAGGCTGATGTACAGCTACGACAGTGCAGATCCGTCGGCTCGGCTCGACTATATTTTTTACAACGACAAACTTCGCTTGCTGGCAGGAGAAGTGATAACCGATGCGGGGACGATTTCAGATCACTTACCCGTCATGGCCTCTTTTCGATTGGCCGATTAG